The following proteins come from a genomic window of Flavobacterium crocinum:
- a CDS encoding DUF6965 family protein yields MNPEEIKRYFEHNPPPKEVRLTEWANITDTQVFLRSCYLTIRNFSGPVERCPAWWHLRDFYLLMKKTPQLNSAASQENPSAEQAMPAEENSIQETGH; encoded by the coding sequence ATGAACCCTGAAGAGATAAAAAGATATTTTGAGCATAATCCGCCTCCGAAAGAAGTAAGACTTACCGAGTGGGCCAATATCACCGATACCCAGGTATTCCTAAGGAGCTGCTATTTGACCATCAGAAACTTCAGCGGACCTGTGGAGAGATGCCCCGCGTGGTGGCACCTGAGGGATTTTTATCTTCTCATGAAAAAAACGCCGCAACTGAATTCTGCAGCATCCCAGGAGAATCCTTCAGCAGAACAAGCTATGCCAGCAGAAGAAAATAGCATTCAAGAAACAGGTCATTAG